In Pseudomonas fluorescens, the following are encoded in one genomic region:
- a CDS encoding sigma-54 dependent transcriptional regulator gives MTIDNRIQVVLIDDDPHLRQALSQTLDLAGLKILPLAEAKGLAAQLERDWPGVVVSDIRMPGMDGLELLTELHAQDPELPVLLITGHGDVPLAVQAMRAGAYDFLEKPFASDALLDSVRRALALRRLVLDNRSLRLALSDRNELSTRLVGHSPSMLRLREQIGALAATRADVLILGETGAGKEVVARALHDLSSRRNGPFVAINAGALAESVVESELFGHEPGAFTGAQKRRIGKFEFANGGTLFLDEIESMSLDVQVKLLRLLQERVVERLGGNQLIPLDIRIIAATKEDLRQAADQGRFRADLYYRLNVAPLRIPPLRERGEDALMLFQYFADEASARHGLPPHELQPGQRALLLRHTWPGNVRELQNAAERFALGLELELDHSTPDGGAGNRVEVVSGGLSEQVENFEKTLIAAELARSHSSVRSVAEALGIPRKTLHDKLRKHGLSFTDSGASAHPDDLD, from the coding sequence ATGACCATCGACAACCGCATTCAGGTCGTGTTGATCGACGACGATCCCCACTTGCGCCAGGCCTTGAGCCAGACGCTGGATCTGGCGGGCCTGAAAATCCTGCCGCTGGCCGAAGCCAAGGGCCTGGCCGCGCAACTTGAACGTGATTGGCCAGGGGTGGTGGTCAGCGACATCCGCATGCCCGGCATGGACGGTCTCGAATTGTTGACCGAACTGCATGCTCAGGACCCTGAGCTCCCGGTGCTGTTGATCACCGGCCACGGCGATGTGCCGCTGGCGGTGCAGGCCATGCGCGCCGGCGCCTATGACTTTCTGGAGAAACCCTTCGCCAGCGACGCCCTGCTCGACAGCGTGCGCCGTGCATTGGCCCTGCGCCGGCTGGTACTGGACAACCGCAGCCTGCGGCTGGCCTTGAGCGACCGCAATGAGCTGAGCACACGGTTGGTTGGCCACTCACCTTCGATGCTGCGCCTGCGCGAGCAGATCGGTGCACTGGCGGCGACCAGGGCCGACGTGCTGATCCTCGGCGAAACCGGCGCTGGCAAAGAAGTCGTGGCCCGGGCGCTGCATGATTTATCAAGCCGTCGCAACGGTCCGTTCGTGGCGATCAACGCCGGTGCCCTGGCCGAATCAGTGGTCGAAAGCGAGCTGTTCGGCCACGAGCCCGGCGCCTTTACCGGTGCGCAGAAGCGTCGCATCGGCAAGTTCGAATTCGCCAATGGCGGCACGCTGTTCCTCGATGAAATCGAAAGCATGAGCCTGGATGTGCAGGTCAAATTGCTGCGCTTGCTGCAAGAGCGGGTGGTCGAACGCCTGGGCGGCAATCAACTGATCCCGCTGGACATCCGCATCATCGCCGCCACCAAGGAAGACCTGCGTCAGGCGGCGGATCAAGGGCGTTTCCGTGCCGACCTGTATTACCGCCTGAACGTTGCGCCGCTGCGGATTCCACCGCTGCGCGAACGGGGCGAAGATGCGCTGATGCTGTTCCAGTATTTTGCCGATGAAGCCAGCGCCCGCCACGGCTTGCCGCCCCATGAACTGCAACCGGGGCAACGTGCCTTGCTGCTGCGCCACACCTGGCCCGGCAACGTGCGCGAGCTGCAAAATGCGGCCGAACGTTTTGCCCTCGGACTGGAGCTGGAACTCGACCACAGCACGCCGGATGGCGGCGCTGGCAACAGGGTCGAAGTCGTCAGCGGCGGTTTGAGCGAGCAAGTGGAGAACTTCGAAAAAACCCTCATCGCCGCCGAACTGGCACGTTCGCACAGTTCTGTGCGCAGCGTCGCCGAAGCCCTCGGCATTCCACGCAAGACCCTGCACGACAAACTGCGCAAGCACGGTCTGAGTTTCACCGACAGTGGCGCCTCGGCCCACCCTGACGATCTCGACTGA
- a CDS encoding ATP-binding protein produces the protein MKPTLPPRPRWRSLALLALCLAPLLWPLEHLAERYYRSELASQNRQTLDLYVANLLGTLHRYEVLPQILGDLPALRAVLGAPDDGVTQGNANRLLKNIATQTGAEVMYLMDATGKTLAASNWDKHDSFVGRNFSFRPYFSEAMAGRLGRFFGLGTTSAKRGYFFAAGVRNGEKIVGVLVVKVDLDHTESLWGKTPEQLLLTDHNGVVILTSRPEWRFRSTRPLSEDESKAITAIQPYPTRDPKPLKLNPNAWLTQTQQIAETGWDVSILAPRTLIDRPVRTVVAIGGATLLVLMLLLGLMMQRRRHYLERIAFEAKARRELEGRVAERTSDLEGLNRRLKQEVLEREQAQQELVRAQDDLVQAGKLSALGTMSASISHELNQPLAAIRSYAENAEVLLDHQRTDDARGNLKLISELTGRMASIIAHLRAFARRDRHAPESVALQPALDDALALLAKRRRSMEVELIRDLPAATLWVEAGETRLRQVLGNLLANALDALTEKGPPRKLWLSAQSTADGVNLYIRDNGPGFCMEALGRASEPFYTTKTRTQGLGLGLAICETLMRAFGGELSFANHKEGGALITLKLRAGAPGVSLQPSEDRSA, from the coding sequence ATGAAACCGACTCTTCCCCCCAGACCCCGTTGGCGCAGCCTGGCCCTGCTGGCACTGTGCCTGGCGCCGTTGCTGTGGCCGCTGGAGCATCTCGCCGAGCGTTACTACCGCAGCGAGCTGGCCAGTCAGAATCGTCAGACCCTCGACCTCTACGTCGCCAACCTGCTGGGTACCCTGCACCGCTATGAAGTGTTGCCGCAGATCCTCGGCGACCTGCCGGCCTTGCGTGCCGTGCTCGGTGCGCCAGACGATGGCGTCACCCAAGGCAATGCCAACCGCCTGTTGAAAAACATCGCCACCCAGACCGGTGCCGAAGTCATGTACCTGATGGACGCCACCGGCAAGACCCTGGCCGCCTCCAACTGGGACAAACACGACAGTTTCGTCGGGCGCAACTTTTCCTTCCGGCCGTATTTCAGCGAAGCCATGGCCGGGCGGCTCGGGCGCTTTTTCGGCCTGGGCACGACCTCCGCCAAGCGCGGTTACTTTTTCGCCGCCGGCGTGCGCAACGGCGAAAAAATCGTTGGCGTGCTGGTGGTCAAGGTCGACCTCGACCATACCGAAAGCCTCTGGGGCAAAACCCCGGAACAACTGTTGCTGACCGACCACAACGGCGTGGTCATTCTCACCTCGCGACCGGAGTGGCGATTCCGCTCGACCCGCCCGTTGAGCGAGGATGAAAGCAAAGCCATCACGGCGATCCAGCCCTATCCAACCCGCGATCCAAAACCGCTGAAGCTCAATCCCAATGCCTGGCTGACCCAGACCCAGCAGATCGCCGAAACCGGCTGGGACGTCAGCATCCTCGCCCCGCGCACCTTGATCGACCGCCCGGTGCGCACAGTTGTGGCCATCGGTGGTGCAACGTTGCTGGTGTTGATGCTGTTGCTTGGCCTGATGATGCAGCGCCGTCGCCATTACCTCGAACGCATCGCTTTCGAAGCCAAGGCCCGCCGCGAACTGGAAGGTCGGGTCGCCGAGCGCACCAGCGATCTCGAGGGCCTGAACCGGCGCCTGAAACAGGAAGTGCTGGAACGCGAACAGGCCCAGCAGGAGCTGGTCCGCGCCCAGGATGATCTGGTGCAGGCCGGCAAATTATCGGCACTGGGCACCATGTCGGCGAGCATCAGCCACGAACTCAATCAGCCGCTGGCAGCGATTCGCAGCTACGCGGAAAACGCCGAAGTGCTGCTCGATCACCAGCGCACCGACGATGCCCGCGGCAACCTCAAGCTGATCAGCGAATTGACCGGTCGCATGGCCTCGATCATCGCCCACCTGCGCGCTTTTGCCCGGCGCGACCGGCATGCTCCGGAAAGCGTCGCCCTGCAACCGGCGCTGGACGATGCCCTGGCCTTGCTGGCCAAGCGTCGACGCAGCATGGAAGTCGAGCTGATCCGTGATCTGCCCGCCGCCACCCTGTGGGTCGAGGCCGGAGAAACCCGCTTGCGCCAGGTACTCGGCAATCTGCTGGCCAACGCCCTGGATGCCCTGACGGAAAAAGGCCCGCCACGTAAACTCTGGCTGAGTGCCCAATCCACGGCCGATGGCGTCAACCTGTACATTCGCGACAATGGCCCCGGCTTTTGCATGGAAGCCCTTGGGCGCGCCAGCGAGCCGTTCTACACCACCAAGACCCGCACCCAGGGCCTCGGCTTGGGGCTAGCGATTTGCGAAACCCTGATGCGCGCCTTCGGCGGTGAACTGTCATTCGCCAACCACAAGGAGGGCGGCGCCCTGATTACCCTGAAGCTGCGCGCAGGCGCACCGGGCGTGAGCCTGCAACCGTCCGAGGACCGAAGTGCATGA
- the rfbC gene encoding dTDP-4-dehydrorhamnose 3,5-epimerase, whose amino-acid sequence MNVVTTDLPGVLILEPKVFGDERGFFYESFNARAFKEATGLDTEFVQDNHSRSQKGVLRGLHYQLENTQGKLVRVTVGEVLDVAVDIRRSSPHFGKWVAVRLSAANHRQLWVPEGFAHGFVVLSEFAEFLYKTTDYYTPSAERSIRWDDPDLAIDWQLEGTPQLSAKDQAGVFFKDADVFA is encoded by the coding sequence ATGAATGTAGTGACCACCGACCTGCCCGGTGTTCTGATCCTCGAACCCAAAGTGTTTGGTGACGAACGTGGTTTCTTCTACGAGAGCTTCAACGCCAGGGCTTTCAAAGAGGCCACCGGACTGGACACTGAATTCGTTCAAGACAATCACTCCCGTTCGCAGAAGGGCGTGCTGCGCGGTCTGCATTACCAACTGGAAAATACTCAGGGAAAACTGGTTCGCGTCACGGTCGGTGAAGTGCTGGATGTAGCCGTAGACATCCGTCGCAGCTCACCGCACTTCGGTAAATGGGTCGCTGTGCGCCTGTCTGCCGCCAATCATCGCCAGCTCTGGGTCCCGGAAGGTTTCGCCCACGGGTTCGTGGTCTTGAGCGAATTTGCCGAGTTCCTTTACAAAACCACCGACTACTACACGCCATCGGCCGAGCGCAGCATTCGCTGGGATGACCCGGACCTGGCCATCGACTGGCAACTGGAAGGCACACCGCAACTGTCGGCGAAAGATCAGGCCGGGGTATTTTTCAAGGATGCCGACGTCTTTGCCTGA
- a CDS encoding aminotransferase — translation MPLATLIHRASLPSPQVSAEQALGLLEEHYGFSGRLQALGSQQDLNYRVDSERGRFVLKICRGDYSVLELQAQHAGLKHLGEHPDVQVPRVIAAKNGADLLSLDVDGQAVHVRLLDYIEGQPLTSLGHFNPTVVSGFGRLCGEMDLALADFDHPGLVRTLQWDARHAHALIAHLLPVIKDEAQRKLIVEASEQAERYLQPLQDKLPVQAIHMDITDDNVVWQRDAQRHWQLQGVIDFGDLVRTWRITDLSVTCAALLHHGEGDPFCILPAIQTYHAVNPLQHEELQALWPLIVARAAVLVLSGEQQVSIDPGNAYSRDNLVHEWEIFRVATSVPLALMEAAILTAVGQNLPTIGSEGFAPLLPSLVGREFALIDLGVLSPHFEAGNWEQEGVDQRLLDEAAAAHGLAASRYGQYRLSHTRPDSAAEPDTCPLHVELRVPLSTTVEAPFAGVVHHPSAGVLQLDGPQLSVRLWGVTPALHSGAALVKGQVLGSVSGPLIVQLCRGASINAPLFCTPSRAAAWQALCPSPAALLGLACDAEAELDGPTLLARRDASFARTQKHYYVDPPRIERGWRNHLIDMQGRSYLDMLNNVAVLGHGHPRMAAVASRQWSLLNTNSRFNYAAVAEFSERLLKLSPDGMDRVFLVNSGSEANDLAIRLAWAYSGGRDMLSVLEAYHGWTVGADSVSTSIADNPKALSSRPDWVHPVTAPNTYRGEFRGPDSAPDYVRSVEHNLAKIAEQKRQLAGFICEPVYGNAGGISLPPGYLKQVYAMVRARGGVCIADEVQVGYGRMGDFFWGFEEQGVVPDIITMAKGMGNGQPLGAVITRREIAEALEAEGYFFSSAGGSPVSCQVGMAVLDVMQEEKLWENAQVVGGHFKKRLEALIDIHPLVGAVHGSGFYLGVELIRNRETLEPATEETTALCDRLRELGIFMQPTGDYLNILKIKPPMVTSRQSVDFFVDMLSKVLAEGL, via the coding sequence ATGCCGCTCGCCACGTTGATTCATCGCGCCAGTTTGCCCAGTCCGCAGGTGTCTGCGGAGCAAGCGCTAGGGCTGCTGGAGGAACATTACGGGTTCAGCGGCAGGTTGCAGGCCCTTGGCAGCCAGCAAGACCTGAACTACCGCGTCGACAGCGAGCGGGGACGTTTCGTCCTGAAAATCTGCCGTGGCGACTACTCGGTACTGGAGCTTCAGGCGCAACATGCCGGGCTCAAGCATCTGGGCGAACATCCCGATGTACAGGTGCCGCGTGTTATCGCGGCGAAAAACGGTGCAGATCTGCTGTCGCTGGACGTTGATGGCCAGGCAGTGCACGTTCGCCTGCTCGACTACATCGAAGGCCAGCCACTGACGAGCCTCGGTCATTTCAACCCGACGGTGGTGTCCGGCTTCGGGCGCCTGTGCGGTGAAATGGACCTGGCCCTGGCGGATTTCGACCATCCGGGTTTGGTGCGAACCCTGCAATGGGACGCCCGCCATGCTCACGCCCTGATCGCGCATTTGCTGCCGGTGATCAAGGACGAAGCCCAGCGCAAACTGATCGTCGAAGCGTCCGAACAAGCCGAGCGGTATTTGCAGCCTCTGCAGGACAAACTGCCGGTGCAGGCCATTCACATGGACATCACTGACGACAACGTGGTGTGGCAGCGTGATGCGCAGCGCCATTGGCAGCTGCAGGGCGTGATCGATTTCGGCGATCTGGTGCGCACTTGGCGTATCACCGATCTGTCGGTGACCTGCGCCGCGCTGCTGCATCATGGCGAGGGCGATCCGTTCTGCATTTTGCCGGCAATCCAGACCTATCACGCGGTCAACCCGTTGCAACACGAAGAACTGCAGGCGTTGTGGCCGCTGATCGTCGCCCGCGCGGCGGTGTTGGTGCTCAGCGGCGAACAGCAGGTCAGCATCGATCCGGGCAATGCCTACAGCCGCGACAACCTGGTCCATGAATGGGAAATCTTCCGTGTGGCCACTTCGGTGCCGTTGGCGTTGATGGAGGCGGCGATCCTCACCGCCGTCGGCCAGAACCTGCCCACCATCGGCAGCGAAGGCTTCGCGCCGCTGTTGCCGAGCCTGGTGGGGCGTGAGTTCGCGCTGATCGACCTGGGTGTGCTCAGTCCGCATTTCGAGGCCGGGAACTGGGAGCAAGAAGGCGTCGATCAGCGCCTGCTGGACGAAGCGGCCGCGGCACATGGTCTGGCGGCCAGTCGTTATGGGCAATACCGCTTGTCCCACACCCGCCCGGACAGCGCTGCTGAGCCGGACACTTGCCCGTTGCACGTCGAGTTGCGTGTGCCGCTGAGCACGACGGTCGAAGCGCCGTTTGCCGGGGTGGTGCATCACCCATCGGCGGGGGTGCTGCAACTGGACGGCCCGCAACTGAGTGTGCGGCTTTGGGGCGTCACACCGGCGCTGCACAGCGGCGCGGCACTGGTCAAAGGCCAGGTACTGGGTTCGGTCAGCGGGCCATTGATCGTGCAGTTGTGCCGTGGCGCATCGATCAATGCGCCGTTGTTCTGTACACCTTCGCGCGCGGCGGCCTGGCAGGCGTTGTGCCCTTCGCCGGCAGCGTTGCTGGGGCTGGCCTGTGATGCCGAAGCCGAGCTCGACGGCCCGACCCTGCTGGCCCGGCGCGATGCCAGCTTCGCCCGCACGCAAAAACATTATTACGTTGATCCGCCGCGCATCGAACGTGGCTGGCGCAACCATTTGATCGACATGCAGGGCCGCTCTTACCTCGACATGCTCAACAACGTCGCGGTGCTGGGGCACGGTCATCCACGCATGGCCGCCGTCGCCAGCCGCCAGTGGTCGTTGCTCAACACCAACTCGCGCTTCAACTACGCAGCCGTGGCCGAGTTCTCCGAACGTTTGCTGAAGCTGTCCCCTGACGGCATGGACCGCGTGTTCCTGGTCAACAGCGGTAGCGAGGCCAACGACCTGGCGATCCGCCTGGCGTGGGCCTACAGCGGCGGCCGCGACATGCTCAGCGTGCTGGAGGCCTATCACGGCTGGACGGTGGGCGCGGATTCGGTGTCGACCTCGATCGCCGACAACCCCAAGGCGTTGAGCAGCCGCCCGGACTGGGTGCACCCGGTGACCGCGCCAAACACCTATCGCGGTGAATTCCGTGGCCCCGACAGCGCGCCGGATTATGTGCGCAGCGTCGAACACAACCTGGCGAAAATCGCCGAGCAGAAACGCCAACTGGCCGGTTTCATCTGCGAACCGGTGTACGGCAATGCCGGCGGTATCTCGCTGCCTCCAGGTTATTTGAAACAAGTCTATGCAATGGTCCGGGCCAGGGGCGGCGTGTGCATCGCCGACGAAGTGCAAGTCGGCTACGGGCGCATGGGCGATTTCTTTTGGGGCTTTGAAGAGCAGGGCGTGGTACCGGACATCATCACCATGGCCAAGGGCATGGGTAACGGCCAGCCACTGGGCGCGGTCATCACCCGCCGGGAAATCGCCGAGGCGCTGGAGGCCGAGGGTTACTTCTTCTCGTCCGCCGGTGGCAGCCCGGTCAGTTGCCAGGTCGGCATGGCCGTGCTGGATGTGATGCAAGAGGAAAAACTCTGGGAGAACGCCCAGGTCGTAGGCGGGCACTTCAAGAAGCGCCTCGAAGCATTGATCGATATTCATCCGTTAGTGGGCGCGGTGCACGGTTCCGGTTTCTACCTGGGCGTCGAGTTGATCCGCAACCGCGAAACCCTGGAGCCGGCCACCGAAGAAACCACCGCACTGTGCGATCGCTTGCGCGAGCTGGGGATATTCATGCAGCCGACCGGCGATTACCTGAACATCCTCAAGATCAAGCCGCCGATGGTCACTTCGCGCCAGAGCGTGGATTTCTTCGTGGACATGCTGTCGAAGGTGCTCGCGGAAGGGCTGTAA